Proteins encoded within one genomic window of Rubripirellula tenax:
- a CDS encoding Gfo/Idh/MocA family protein, translated as MKNLRAAVIGAGYFSHFHYDAWSRIEGVDVVACCDTDVGRANSVSSQYGIAESFTDYRQMLDQCEIDFVDIITRPDTHLEIVTEVAARGLPMICQKPLAPTLDEAKAIVDVAMRARVRLMVHENFRFQPWYREIKKMLDAGTIGNRLHTISHRNRAGDGHGADAYLARQPYFQTMKKFLIHEAGIHTIDTFRYLGGEIRRVWCVTRKLNPVIAGEDTAIAIMEFEKSGLGHYDANRFNESTAEDQRYTFGEVMVEADRGTIRLYDDGRLTIQMLGKAERDHVYSHSTKGFAGDCVLATQQHFVDGLIANMPMETDGPNYLRSLAVQEAMYRSAESGQWEMPLVSEKVNRWG; from the coding sequence ATGAAAAATCTTCGAGCCGCCGTCATCGGCGCCGGTTACTTCAGCCACTTTCACTACGACGCGTGGTCGCGAATCGAGGGTGTCGATGTGGTCGCGTGTTGCGATACCGACGTCGGACGCGCCAACAGCGTGTCGTCTCAGTACGGCATCGCCGAGTCGTTTACCGATTATCGCCAGATGCTTGATCAGTGCGAAATCGACTTCGTTGACATCATCACGCGCCCCGACACGCATCTTGAAATCGTCACCGAAGTCGCCGCGCGCGGACTGCCGATGATATGCCAGAAACCGCTGGCGCCGACGTTGGACGAAGCCAAAGCGATCGTCGATGTCGCCATGCGGGCTCGCGTGCGTTTGATGGTGCACGAAAACTTTCGGTTCCAGCCGTGGTATCGCGAGATTAAAAAAATGCTTGACGCGGGGACGATCGGCAATCGATTGCACACGATCAGCCATCGCAACCGGGCCGGCGACGGTCACGGCGCGGATGCGTATTTGGCGCGACAGCCGTACTTTCAAACGATGAAGAAATTTCTGATCCACGAGGCCGGAATTCACACGATCGACACGTTCCGATACTTGGGCGGCGAGATCCGTCGGGTGTGGTGCGTGACGCGAAAACTGAACCCCGTCATCGCGGGCGAAGACACGGCCATCGCGATCATGGAGTTCGAAAAAAGTGGTCTGGGCCACTACGATGCAAACCGTTTCAACGAGTCGACGGCCGAGGATCAGCGTTACACGTTCGGTGAAGTCATGGTGGAAGCAGACCGCGGCACGATTCGCTTGTACGACGACGGACGGCTGACGATCCAGATGCTGGGCAAAGCCGAACGGGACCACGTCTACTCGCACAGCACGAAGGGATTCGCGGGCGATTGCGTGCTGGCAACGCAACAGCATTTTGTCGACGGATTGATCGCCAACATGCCGATGGAAACGGACGGTCCCAATTATCTGCGATCACTCGCGGTTCAAGAAGCGATGTACCGATCGGCCGAAAGCGGCCAGTGGGAAATGCCGCTGGTTTCCGAAAAGGTCAATCGCTGGGGTTAA